A section of the Pedobacter sp. HDW13 genome encodes:
- the rpsN gene encoding 30S ribosomal protein S14, whose protein sequence is MAKEGVKAREVKRQKLVARYAEKRAALKAAGDFEGLDKLPKNSSPVRLHNRCKLTGRPRGYMRTFGISRVTFREMALDGKIPGVKKASW, encoded by the coding sequence ATGGCAAAAGAAGGTGTAAAAGCACGCGAAGTTAAGCGCCAAAAATTGGTAGCTAGATACGCTGAAAAACGTGCAGCATTAAAAGCTGCAGGAGATTTCGAGGGTTTGGATAAATTACCAAAGAACTCATCTCCAGTACGTTTACACAACCGTTGTAAATTAACTGGTCGTCCTCGTGGATATATGCGTACCTTTGGTATTTCAAGGGTAACATTCCGCGAAATGGCACTAGACGGTAAAATACCAGGTGTTAAAAAAGCATCTTGGTAA
- the rpsE gene encoding 30S ribosomal protein S5 — MSTINIKRVKTTDIELKDRLVSIQRVAKVTKGGRTFSFSAIVVVGDENGVVGFGLGKAKEVTEAIAKGVDDAKKNLVKVPILNGTVPHEQIGKFSGGFVLIKPAAVGTGVIAGGAMRAVLESAGVHNVLAKSKGSSNPHNVVKATVDALTKMRDAYTVAQTRGIDLNKVFNG; from the coding sequence ATGTCAACTATTAATATAAAAAGAGTAAAAACCACCGATATCGAATTAAAGGATCGTTTGGTTAGTATACAACGTGTTGCCAAAGTAACCAAAGGTGGCCGTACTTTCAGCTTCTCAGCAATTGTTGTTGTAGGTGATGAGAACGGTGTTGTTGGTTTCGGTTTAGGTAAAGCGAAAGAGGTAACTGAAGCAATTGCAAAAGGTGTGGATGATGCTAAAAAGAACTTGGTAAAAGTTCCAATTTTAAACGGTACTGTTCCTCACGAGCAAATCGGTAAATTCTCAGGTGGCTTTGTATTAATCAAACCAGCTGCAGTAGGTACTGGAGTAATTGCTGGTGGAGCGATGCGTGCTGTATTAGAGAGTGCTGGTGTACATAACGTATTGGCAAAATCTAAAGGATCATCTAACCCACACAACGTGGTAAAAGCAACTGTTGATGCGTTAACTAAAATGCGCGATGCTTATACAGTAGCTCAAACCCGTGGTATTGATTTAAACAAAGTATTTAACGGATAA
- the rpmC gene encoding 50S ribosomal protein L29 has product MKNSEITGLSKEELVAKIAEEKENLSKLKFAHTISAIENPSRIAKVRKDIARLNTELTKVKNTESATETK; this is encoded by the coding sequence ATGAAAAATTCAGAAATCACAGGGCTTTCAAAAGAAGAATTAGTAGCTAAGATTGCGGAAGAAAAAGAGAACTTATCAAAATTGAAGTTCGCTCACACTATTTCAGCTATCGAAAATCCTTCGCGCATTGCAAAAGTAAGGAAAGACATAGCCCGTTTAAACACTGAGTTGACTAAAGTGAAAAACACTGAGTCAGCTACTGAAACTAAATAA
- the rpsM gene encoding 30S ribosomal protein S13 produces MARISGIDLPRNKRGEIGLTYIYGIGRTTAQRILTTAGIDLNKKVQDWSDDELSAIRTMINDEIKVEGALRSEVQLNIKRLMDIGCYRGLRHRKGLPSRGQRTKNNSRTRKGKRKTVANKKKATK; encoded by the coding sequence ATGGCAAGGATTTCAGGTATTGATTTACCAAGAAACAAAAGAGGAGAGATTGGTTTAACCTATATCTATGGTATCGGTAGAACAACTGCACAGCGTATTTTAACTACTGCAGGTATCGATCTAAACAAAAAAGTACAAGACTGGTCTGATGATGAGTTATCAGCAATCCGTACAATGATTAACGATGAGATTAAAGTAGAAGGTGCTTTACGCTCAGAGGTTCAGTTAAACATCAAACGTTTAATGGATATCGGTTGTTACCGTGGTTTACGTCACAGAAAAGGTTTACCTTCTCGTGGTCAGCGTACTAAAAATAACTCACGTACTCGTAAGGGTAAGAGAAAAACAGTTGCTAACAAGAAAAAAGCTACTAAGTAA
- the secY gene encoding preprotein translocase subunit SecY gives MKKLFTTLSNIWKIQELKERILFTLLILLVYRFVSHVVLPGVDATALGNNEKSGLLGLLDMFAGGSFSRVSILALGVMPYISASIVVQLLGIAVPSFQKMQKEGESGRKKMNQITRYLTVAITIVQSVGYVKTQVPAEAILLPNTLFLVLSTFVLTAGTLFVMWLGEKITDKGIGNGTSLIIMVGIIARLPVAISQEFSARVGSSSEGGGPVALVLEIVALFAVVMFTILIVQGVRKVPVQYAKKIVGNRQFGGVRQYIPLKVNAAGVMPIIFAQALMFIPGAIMQFVPSLQGSWLIQFSNTTSLAYSLTFAFLIIAFTFFYTAITVNPTQMSDDMKKNGGFIPGVKPGFATSTFIDDVISKITFPGAVFLAIIAILPSIAVKFGIKQEFAHFFGGTSLLILVGVVLDTLQQIESYLLMRHYDGLMKTGRVTGRTGVPAASSNAAL, from the coding sequence ATGAAGAAGCTATTTACTACTTTAAGTAATATCTGGAAAATTCAGGAATTAAAAGAGCGTATATTGTTTACGCTCTTAATTCTTTTGGTATACCGTTTCGTTTCTCACGTGGTTTTACCAGGTGTAGATGCAACTGCTTTAGGCAATAACGAAAAATCGGGACTTTTAGGCTTACTTGATATGTTTGCCGGAGGTTCGTTCTCTCGTGTGTCTATTTTGGCGTTGGGGGTAATGCCTTATATCTCTGCATCGATTGTGGTGCAACTATTGGGTATTGCTGTTCCTTCTTTCCAAAAAATGCAGAAAGAAGGCGAAAGTGGTAGAAAAAAAATGAACCAGATTACCCGTTACCTAACGGTAGCGATCACAATCGTTCAGTCTGTTGGTTATGTTAAAACGCAGGTTCCGGCAGAAGCTATTTTATTACCAAACACTTTATTTTTAGTGTTATCTACGTTTGTATTAACGGCAGGTACCTTATTTGTAATGTGGTTAGGTGAAAAAATTACGGATAAAGGAATTGGTAACGGTACATCACTAATCATTATGGTTGGTATTATTGCCCGTTTACCTGTTGCAATTTCTCAAGAGTTTAGTGCACGTGTGGGTTCGTCAAGTGAGGGTGGAGGTCCGGTAGCATTAGTTTTGGAAATCGTTGCCTTATTTGCAGTTGTAATGTTTACCATTTTAATTGTTCAGGGTGTACGTAAAGTGCCTGTACAATACGCTAAGAAAATTGTTGGTAACCGCCAGTTTGGTGGTGTTCGTCAGTACATCCCTTTAAAGGTTAATGCTGCCGGTGTTATGCCAATCATTTTTGCTCAGGCGTTAATGTTCATTCCAGGTGCTATTATGCAGTTTGTTCCTTCGTTACAAGGCTCATGGTTAATTCAGTTTAGCAACACAACATCGTTGGCTTATAGCTTAACATTCGCATTTTTAATTATTGCATTTACTTTCTTCTATACAGCCATTACAGTTAATCCAACTCAAATGAGCGATGATATGAAGAAAAACGGTGGTTTTATTCCTGGTGTAAAGCCAGGTTTTGCAACATCAACTTTTATTGATGATGTGATTTCTAAAATCACTTTCCCTGGTGCAGTATTTTTAGCGATCATTGCTATCCTGCCTTCTATTGCAGTTAAGTTTGGTATTAAACAAGAGTTTGCCCACTTCTTTGGGGGTACATCTTTATTGATTTTGGTTGGTGTTGTTTTGGATACTCTACAACAGATCGAAAGTTATTTATTGATGCGTCATTACGATGGTTTAATGAAAACCGGTAGAGTTACAGGCAGAACAGGAGTACCTGCTGCAAGTAGCAACGCTGCGTTGTAG
- the map gene encoding type I methionyl aminopeptidase, with product MSKIYYKSLEEIELIRESSMLVSKTLAEVAKVIKAGMTTIQLDKLAYEFIGDHGAIPAFLNYNGFPYSLCISPNEQVVHGFPSTYTIQEGDLISVDCGVIKDNYFGDSAYTFSIGEIDAEKQKLVEVTKRCLELGIEKAVVGMRIGDVGFAVQQHAETNGFGVVRELVGHGVGVKLHEKPEVPNYGKRGAGPKLEEGMVIAIEPMINAGVAGVKFHKDGWTVTSKDNKPSAHFEHTVAIKKGKADVLSTFSIIEEVLQQKK from the coding sequence ATGTCTAAAATTTATTACAAGTCTCTTGAAGAGATCGAGTTAATAAGAGAAAGTTCCATGCTTGTTTCTAAAACCTTAGCCGAAGTGGCCAAGGTGATAAAAGCAGGCATGACTACTATTCAGTTAGATAAGTTAGCTTACGAGTTTATAGGTGATCACGGAGCAATCCCGGCATTTTTAAACTACAATGGTTTCCCTTATTCGTTATGTATTTCGCCAAATGAACAAGTTGTTCATGGTTTTCCAAGCACATATACTATACAAGAGGGGGATTTAATTTCGGTTGATTGCGGCGTAATTAAAGACAATTATTTTGGCGATTCGGCTTATACTTTCTCAATAGGAGAGATAGATGCTGAAAAACAAAAACTGGTTGAAGTTACTAAGCGTTGCCTGGAATTAGGCATTGAAAAAGCAGTGGTTGGCATGCGGATCGGTGATGTCGGTTTTGCAGTTCAGCAACATGCAGAAACTAATGGATTCGGGGTAGTAAGAGAACTGGTCGGACATGGTGTTGGCGTAAAACTTCATGAGAAACCAGAAGTTCCTAATTATGGAAAGCGTGGCGCAGGACCAAAACTTGAAGAAGGAATGGTGATTGCAATTGAGCCAATGATTAACGCAGGCGTAGCCGGTGTTAAATTCCATAAAGATGGATGGACAGTAACGAGTAAAGACAATAAGCCATCGGCACATTTTGAACACACAGTGGCCATAAAAAAGGGCAAAGCAGATGTTTTATCAACGTTTTCTATTATAGAAGAAGTTTTACAACAAAAAAAATAA
- the rpsH gene encoding 30S ribosomal protein S8, giving the protein MMNTDPIADYLTRVRNAIKANHRVVEIPASNLKKEITKVLFDKGYIANYKFEDTTVQGTIKIALKYNPITKVPAIRTLVRVSKPGLRNYAGVENMPRVLNGLGIAILSTSKGVMTDKEAAKLNIGGEVLCHVY; this is encoded by the coding sequence ATAATGAATACAGATCCAATAGCAGATTATTTAACAAGAGTAAGGAATGCCATTAAGGCCAACCACAGAGTTGTAGAAATTCCTGCATCAAACCTTAAAAAGGAAATCACTAAAGTACTTTTTGATAAAGGTTACATCGCGAACTATAAGTTTGAAGATACTACAGTTCAAGGCACGATTAAAATCGCTTTGAAATACAATCCGATCACTAAAGTTCCTGCTATTCGTACATTAGTGCGAGTAAGTAAACCAGGTTTGAGAAACTACGCTGGTGTTGAAAATATGCCAAGAGTATTAAACGGTTTAGGTATCGCAATCTTATCTACTTCTAAAGGTGTAATGACTGATAAAGAAGCAGCCAAATTAAACATTGGTGGTGAGGTATTGTGTCACGTTTATTAA
- the rplO gene encoding 50S ribosomal protein L15, whose amino-acid sequence MNLSNLKPAKGSTKNSKRIGRGTGSGRGGTSTRGHKGAGSRSGHSTKIGFEGGQMPLQRRVPKVGFKPINRTEYVGVNLDVLQNLAEKFSLTTIDFAALQAHGLASKNDLVKILGRGEVKAKLEVTAHAFSATAQKAIEAAGGSIVKL is encoded by the coding sequence ATGAATTTAAGTAATTTAAAACCTGCAAAAGGTTCTACAAAAAACAGCAAAAGAATTGGTCGTGGTACAGGTTCTGGTCGTGGTGGTACTTCAACTCGTGGTCACAAAGGTGCGGGTTCTCGTTCAGGTCACTCAACCAAAATCGGTTTCGAAGGTGGTCAAATGCCTTTACAACGTCGTGTGCCTAAAGTTGGTTTCAAACCAATCAACCGTACTGAATACGTTGGTGTAAACTTAGACGTATTACAAAACTTAGCTGAAAAATTCAGCTTAACAACTATCGATTTCGCCGCTCTCCAGGCGCATGGTTTAGCTTCAAAAAACGACTTGGTTAAAATTTTAGGTCGTGGTGAAGTGAAAGCAAAATTAGAAGTTACAGCACATGCGTTTTCTGCAACCGCACAAAAAGCTATTGAAGCTGCAGGTGGTTCTATTGTAAAATTGTAA
- a CDS encoding DNA-directed RNA polymerase subunit alpha, whose translation MAILAFQKPDKVIMQKSTDFDGTFEFRPLEPGFGVTIGNALRRILLSSLEGYAITTIRFSGVSHEFSTMKGVVEDLTDIILNLKQVRFKKTGDSGDSEKVFIIVNGQDQFKAGDITKFSNNFTVLNPEHVICNMDKSVTLEVELTINKGRGYVPAEENKVADAVVGVIAIDSIYTPMKNVKYTIENFRVEQKTDYEKLVLDISTDGSIHPEEALKEAAKILIQHFMLFSDENLVLESQAKEETKEVDEEILHMRKILKTELVDMDLSVRALNCLKAADIRTLADLVSYDVADMLKFRNFGKKSLTEIQELVKSKGLSFGMNLSKFKLDEE comes from the coding sequence ATGGCAATTTTAGCATTTCAGAAACCTGACAAAGTGATCATGCAGAAATCAACTGATTTCGATGGCACATTTGAATTTCGTCCTTTAGAGCCCGGTTTCGGTGTAACAATTGGTAATGCCTTAAGAAGAATTTTACTTTCTTCATTAGAAGGCTATGCTATTACTACTATTCGTTTTTCAGGCGTTTCTCACGAGTTTTCTACCATGAAAGGTGTTGTAGAAGATTTAACTGATATTATCCTAAACTTAAAACAAGTTCGTTTTAAGAAAACAGGCGATTCAGGTGATTCTGAAAAAGTTTTCATCATCGTTAATGGTCAAGATCAGTTTAAAGCTGGTGATATCACTAAATTCTCTAACAACTTTACAGTTTTAAACCCTGAGCACGTAATCTGCAACATGGATAAATCTGTTACTTTGGAAGTGGAATTAACCATCAATAAAGGACGTGGTTATGTACCTGCTGAAGAAAATAAAGTTGCTGATGCTGTTGTAGGTGTTATTGCGATCGATTCGATTTATACTCCGATGAAAAATGTAAAATACACGATCGAAAACTTTCGTGTTGAGCAAAAAACGGATTATGAGAAATTAGTATTGGATATCTCTACTGACGGTTCAATTCATCCAGAAGAAGCATTGAAAGAAGCGGCTAAGATCCTTATCCAACACTTTATGTTATTCTCTGATGAGAATTTGGTATTAGAATCTCAGGCTAAAGAAGAAACTAAAGAGGTTGACGAGGAAATTTTACACATGCGTAAAATCCTTAAAACTGAATTAGTGGATATGGATCTTTCAGTTAGAGCATTAAACTGCTTAAAAGCTGCTGATATCCGTACTTTAGCTGATTTAGTTTCTTACGATGTTGCTGATATGTTAAAATTCAGAAACTTCGGTAAAAAATCTTTAACAGAGATTCAAGAACTTGTAAAATCAAAAGGTTTATCATTTGGTATGAACCTGTCTAAATTTAAATTAGACGAAGAATAA
- the rplF gene encoding 50S ribosomal protein L6, translating to MSRIGKAPITVPAGVTITVSNDNVVTVKGPKGELTQAVDSDITVSQEDGILSVQRPSDQKKHKALHGLYRSLLNNMVVGVTEGYKLTQELVGVGYRATNAGNTLDLVLGYSHHYVFQLPAEITVTTQSEKGQTPKIILESIDKQLIGQVAAKIRSLRAPEPYKGKGIKFVGEVLRRKAGKSASKK from the coding sequence ATGTCAAGAATAGGAAAAGCCCCAATTACAGTACCTGCAGGTGTTACCATTACAGTATCTAACGATAACGTTGTAACGGTAAAAGGCCCTAAAGGTGAATTAACGCAAGCAGTAGATTCAGATATCACTGTAAGTCAAGAAGATGGAATTTTATCAGTTCAACGTCCATCAGATCAAAAGAAACACAAAGCATTACACGGTTTATATCGCTCATTGCTTAACAACATGGTTGTTGGTGTTACAGAAGGTTATAAATTAACTCAGGAATTAGTGGGTGTTGGTTACCGTGCTACAAACGCAGGCAATACATTAGATCTAGTTTTAGGTTATTCTCACCACTATGTATTCCAGTTACCAGCGGAAATTACCGTTACTACTCAATCAGAAAAAGGTCAGACTCCTAAAATCATTTTAGAGAGTATCGACAAACAGTTGATTGGTCAGGTAGCAGCGAAAATCCGTTCGTTACGTGCACCAGAGCCATACAAAGGTAAAGGTATCAAGTTTGTAGGTGAAGTGTTAAGAAGAAAAGCAGGTAAATCAGCATCTAAAAAATAG
- the rpmJ gene encoding 50S ribosomal protein L36 codes for MKVRSSIKKRSADCKIIRRKGKLYVINKKNPKYKQRQG; via the coding sequence ATGAAAGTTAGATCATCAATTAAAAAACGTAGCGCTGATTGTAAGATTATTCGCCGTAAAGGAAAACTTTACGTTATCAACAAGAAAAATCCGAAATACAAGCAACGTCAAGGGTAA
- the rplE gene encoding 50S ribosomal protein L5, with amino-acid sequence MATTPRLKSKYKEEVVSALKEKFQYKTVMQVPKLEKICINQGVGRFSVTDKKIMDTTIVELTTITGQQAVPAQSKKDISNFKLRKGMPVGVRVTLRDNNMYEFLDRLISVALPRIRDFKGINDKGFDGKGNYTLGVTEQIIFPEINIDKINKILGMDITFVTSAKSDVEALELLKQFGLPFKNQKTAE; translated from the coding sequence ATGGCTACTACACCAAGATTAAAAAGCAAATACAAAGAAGAAGTTGTAAGTGCATTAAAAGAAAAATTTCAGTACAAAACTGTAATGCAGGTTCCTAAATTGGAAAAAATCTGTATCAATCAGGGTGTTGGTCGTTTTTCTGTTACAGATAAAAAGATTATGGATACCACAATCGTTGAGTTGACTACCATTACTGGTCAGCAAGCGGTTCCGGCACAATCTAAAAAGGATATCTCTAACTTTAAATTACGTAAAGGTATGCCTGTTGGTGTACGCGTAACATTACGTGATAACAACATGTATGAGTTCCTTGATCGTTTGATCTCTGTAGCTTTGCCACGTATCCGTGATTTCAAAGGTATTAACGATAAAGGTTTCGATGGAAAAGGTAACTATACATTAGGTGTTACTGAGCAAATCATCTTTCCTGAGATTAATATAGATAAAATCAATAAAATTTTAGGGATGGATATAACTTTCGTAACTTCGGCAAAATCTGATGTTGAGGCGCTTGAGTTATTGAAACAATTCGGATTACCATTTAAAAATCAAAAAACAGCAGAATAA
- the infA gene encoding translation initiation factor IF-1: MAKQASIEQDGVIREALSNAMFRVELENGHEIIAHISGKMRMHYIKILPGDKVKLEMSPYDLTKGRITYRYK, from the coding sequence ATGGCTAAACAAGCCTCAATTGAACAAGACGGAGTAATAAGAGAAGCATTGTCTAATGCGATGTTCAGAGTTGAACTCGAAAACGGACATGAGATTATTGCGCACATTTCAGGAAAGATGCGGATGCACTACATCAAAATTCTTCCTGGTGATAAAGTAAAACTAGAGATGTCGCCGTATGATTTAACAAAAGGCCGCATCACTTATAGATACAAATAA
- the rpsK gene encoding 30S ribosomal protein S11: MAKSKKVTKKRIVVIEPVGQAHINATFNNIIVTLTNNNGQTISWSSAGKMGFKGSKKNTPYAAGQAASDCGKVAFDLGLRKVEVFVKGPGSGRESAIRTLQVAGIEVTSIKDITPLPHNGCRPPKKRRV, from the coding sequence ATGGCTAAAAGTAAAAAAGTAACAAAAAAACGTATCGTTGTAATTGAGCCTGTTGGTCAGGCGCATATCAATGCTACCTTCAACAACATCATCGTTACCTTAACAAACAACAACGGACAGACTATCTCATGGTCTTCTGCTGGTAAAATGGGCTTTAAAGGTTCTAAAAAGAACACGCCTTATGCAGCTGGTCAAGCAGCTTCAGATTGCGGTAAAGTTGCGTTTGACTTAGGTTTACGTAAAGTTGAAGTATTTGTAAAAGGTCCGGGTTCAGGTCGTGAATCTGCAATCAGAACTTTACAAGTAGCAGGTATCGAAGTAACATCTATCAAAGATATTACTCCACTTCCTCACAACGGATGTCGTCCTCCTAAAAAGAGAAGAGTTTAA
- the rplX gene encoding 50S ribosomal protein L24 — MGNKVNTPKLKIRTGDLVKVIAGDSKGQQGKVLSVQTDKNRAIVEGINLVSKHTKPNAANPNGGIIKKEAALHISNLMLVDPKSGKATRVGRKLNADGKIVRVAKISGEEIK; from the coding sequence ATGGGAAACAAAGTAAATACACCAAAACTTAAAATCCGCACTGGAGATTTAGTTAAAGTAATTGCTGGCGATTCAAAAGGTCAACAAGGAAAAGTACTTTCAGTACAAACAGATAAAAACAGAGCCATTGTAGAAGGTATTAACTTAGTATCTAAACATACTAAACCAAATGCTGCAAATCCTAACGGTGGTATTATTAAAAAAGAAGCTGCTCTTCACATTTCTAACTTGATGTTGGTTGATCCAAAATCTGGTAAAGCTACACGCGTAGGTCGTAAACTTAACGCAGATGGCAAAATCGTTAGAGTTGCTAAAATATCAGGAGAGGAGATTAAATAA
- the rplN gene encoding 50S ribosomal protein L14, whose product MVQQESRLNVADNSGAKEVLVIRVLGGTGKRYASIGDKVVVTVKSAIPSGNIKKGTVSKAVVVRTKKEIRRKDGSYIRFDDNAAVLLNAQDEPRGTRIFGPVARELREKQFMKIVSLAPEVL is encoded by the coding sequence ATGGTACAACAGGAATCAAGATTAAACGTTGCTGATAACAGCGGCGCAAAAGAAGTATTGGTAATTCGCGTGCTAGGTGGAACCGGCAAACGTTATGCTTCAATTGGTGATAAAGTAGTTGTTACCGTAAAAAGCGCTATACCTTCGGGTAATATTAAAAAAGGTACAGTTTCTAAAGCAGTTGTTGTAAGAACTAAAAAAGAAATCCGTCGTAAAGATGGTTCTTATATCCGTTTTGACGATAATGCAGCTGTATTATTGAACGCACAGGATGAGCCAAGAGGTACACGTATCTTTGGCCCGGTTGCGAGAGAACTACGTGAAAAACAATTCATGAAAATCGTATCATTAGCACCGGAGGTATTATAA
- the rplP gene encoding 50S ribosomal protein L16, translating into MLQPKRTKFRKMQKGRMKGLASRGAELAFGSFGIKSLEATWITSRQIEAARIAVTRFMKREGQVWIRIFPDKPVTKKPAEVRMGKGKGAPEYWVAVVRPGRVIFEAEGVPLEIAKEALRLAAQKLPIQTKFVVRRDYVEA; encoded by the coding sequence ATGTTACAGCCAAAAAGAACGAAGTTCAGGAAGATGCAAAAAGGCAGAATGAAGGGTTTAGCTTCTCGTGGAGCTGAATTAGCATTCGGATCTTTCGGTATCAAATCTTTAGAAGCAACTTGGATCACAAGTCGCCAGATAGAGGCTGCCCGTATTGCCGTAACACGTTTCATGAAACGTGAAGGTCAAGTATGGATCAGAATTTTCCCTGACAAACCGGTAACTAAAAAACCTGCTGAGGTACGTATGGGTAAAGGTAAAGGTGCTCCTGAGTATTGGGTAGCAGTTGTAAGACCTGGACGTGTAATTTTCGAAGCTGAAGGTGTGCCTTTAGAAATTGCTAAAGAAGCATTGCGTTTAGCAGCTCAGAAATTACCAATCCAAACCAAATTCGTAGTACGTAGAGATTACGTAGAAGCATAG
- the rpmD gene encoding 50S ribosomal protein L30 yields MAKIKITQVKSVIDRSERQKRTVQALGLSKMNQSVEVEATPQIIGMVRKVNHLVAIEAI; encoded by the coding sequence ATGGCTAAGATCAAAATAACACAAGTAAAAAGCGTTATCGACAGAAGCGAGCGCCAAAAAAGAACCGTTCAGGCTTTGGGTTTATCTAAAATGAACCAAAGTGTTGAGGTTGAAGCTACACCGCAAATTATCGGTATGGTTCGCAAAGTGAACCACCTGGTAGCTATCGAAGCAATCTAA
- the rpsD gene encoding 30S ribosomal protein S4 has translation MARYTGPKSKIARKFREPIFGPDKVLDRKNYPPGQHGVSKRRGKQSEYAIQLMEKQKVKYTYGVLEKQFSNLFKKASSRAGITGDNLLQLLEARLDNTVYRLGISTTRSGARQLVSHKHVTVNGEVVNIPSYQLKAGDVVAVREKSKSLESISNSVAGRTINKFAWLEWNAGELTGKFLTYPQRDEIPENIKENLIIELYSK, from the coding sequence ATGGCAAGATATACAGGCCCAAAATCAAAGATCGCCCGTAAATTCAGAGAACCAATCTTCGGTCCTGATAAGGTGTTAGACAGAAAAAATTATCCTCCTGGCCAACACGGCGTTTCAAAAAGAAGAGGAAAACAATCTGAGTATGCAATCCAGTTAATGGAGAAACAAAAAGTAAAATATACTTATGGTGTATTAGAAAAGCAATTCAGTAACTTGTTTAAAAAAGCTTCTTCACGCGCTGGTATTACCGGTGATAACTTACTTCAGTTATTAGAAGCACGTTTAGATAACACAGTATACCGTTTAGGTATTTCAACAACCCGTTCTGGTGCACGCCAGTTAGTTAGCCATAAACACGTAACCGTGAATGGTGAAGTTGTAAATATCCCTTCATATCAGTTAAAAGCTGGTGATGTGGTTGCTGTTCGTGAAAAATCTAAATCATTAGAATCAATTAGTAACTCAGTTGCAGGCAGAACAATCAACAAGTTCGCATGGTTAGAGTGGAATGCTGGTGAATTAACCGGTAAATTCTTAACTTACCCTCAACGTGATGAGATTCCTGAAAACATCAAGGAAAACTTAATCATCGAGTTGTACTCAAAGTAA
- the rplR gene encoding 50S ribosomal protein L18, whose translation MAGKKLSRRDRIKKGIRKRLTGSEERPRLSVYRSNKGIYAQVINDVTGKTIVSASSLSKDFAGTGSKSDQSVAVGKLVAEKAIAAGVKQVVFDRNGYLYHGRVKSLAEGAREAGLVF comes from the coding sequence ATGGCAGGTAAAAAATTATCAAGAAGAGATCGTATTAAAAAAGGGATCAGAAAAAGACTTACCGGTTCGGAAGAGCGTCCAAGGTTATCTGTATATAGAAGCAATAAAGGGATTTATGCGCAGGTAATTAACGATGTAACCGGTAAAACAATAGTTTCAGCATCATCATTATCAAAGGATTTTGCAGGTACTGGAAGCAAAAGCGACCAATCAGTAGCAGTAGGTAAATTAGTTGCCGAAAAAGCAATTGCAGCTGGTGTTAAACAAGTTGTTTTCGATAGAAACGGCTATTTATACCACGGTCGTGTAAAATCGTTGGCAGAGGGTGCCCGCGAAGCTGGTTTAGTATTTTAA
- the rpsQ gene encoding 30S ribosomal protein S17, which translates to MERQLRKTRTGLVVSNKMDKSVVVSVERKVKHPIYGKFVKKTTKFMAHDEKNECGIGDTVLIMETRPLSKNKNWRLVQILERAK; encoded by the coding sequence ATGGAAAGACAATTAAGAAAAACAAGAACCGGGTTAGTGGTAAGCAACAAGATGGATAAATCTGTTGTAGTGAGCGTGGAACGTAAAGTAAAACACCCGATTTATGGTAAGTTCGTGAAGAAAACTACCAAATTTATGGCTCACGACGAGAAAAACGAATGCGGTATCGGCGATACAGTATTGATTATGGAAACTCGTCCTTTGAGTAAAAACAAGAACTGGAGATTGGTACAAATTTTAGAAAGAGCTAAATAA